The following DNA comes from Camelina sativa cultivar DH55 chromosome 14, Cs, whole genome shotgun sequence.
AAAAAAGTACATTACTTGTTTCTTTCATCAACTACTATATTGCACCGTTTTGTATAACAAAAGAATGAAAGTGTTGTATTATTAATTGTACTCTTGTACTTATTTTTTGGAGTTTGGACAGATTCTGAATAGCTTATAGTTATACAGTAGTACTTACTGTTTCAGCCTTTGTATTCATGCAAAGCTTGATGTTGTAACACCCTTTATATGATTCAGTACTCATTCAGAtgatccaaaagaaaaaaaagtttgaatccgAGATCATACATCTACAATATTTTCACAAACCACTAAactatagtatattttaatcGTGCTTAAATAATTCTATTTACTATTAATAATATTCTTCGATTTCACAAAATAAGGCAATCACAAAAATAGTGTAAATatgactttttcttttaagactAGTGGAGAACTCAATTATTATATGTACCATATATACACTTATATAGGAAACTGAAcaatttatttcttatatttaaatcatcATGTTTGACAATGATTATGAGGCAGGACTACTTAATAGGAGACGATATACACAAATATTAGAAGGATTAGGATTACTTTATGTTTGTCAAAGGAAATATGCTTTGGATATTGTCATTGAGTGTGGACTGACTGGTTGTTGTCCTTATGATACTCCGTTGGAACAGAATCATAATCTTGCTCGCGACAATGGTCCCTTGTTTGATAATCCTTCTCGTTATTGCCGCTTAGTAGGACGCCTTGTTTACTTATCCGTTACTCGGCCAGACTTGAGCTACGCTGTTCATCTCCTAGCTCAGTTCCTTGCTAAACCGCGTGAACGACATTGGACAGCTGCGGTTCGTGTTGTCAAATACCTTAAGGGTACTCTTGGTCAGGGTATTTTCCTCAGCTCCGATAAGGATCTTCATGTCAATGCTTATTGTGATGCAGCTTACTCGACTTGTCCGCTCACTAGGCGTTCTATCACTGGCTATGTTGTTCTTTTGGGAGATTCTCCGGTATCATGGAAAACTAAGAAACATAAGACTGTCTCACGTTCTTCTACTCAAGCTGAATACAGAGCGATGTCTTTCACCTACTCGGAGATTCAGTGGCTAATGGAATTGCTACCTGTGTTTGACATTGTTCATAAGGAACCTGTTTCTTTCTACTGTGACAATGAATCAGCCATCAAGATTTTGAAGAATCCGGTTTTTCACGAACGCACAAAGCACATCAAGAATGACTGCCATATCATCCGTGACGCATTTCAGTCTAGTGAGCTTACTCTAGTGTCTGTCTCCACTAAAGAACAGGTGGCCGACTTCTTGACGAAGGCATTGGGACGAATTCAATTCATTTATCTACTTGGCAAGATGGGAGTTCGGGATATCTACTCgccatcttgagggggagtaATAAGAGACGATATACACAAATATTAGGAGGATTATGATTACTAATATTTGGTAGATTTGATCTTATCTCTTTTCTTAAGACTCAAGCAATTGCTAGCCTATATATTGTACTCTTTACAATTGATATTaatacaagaaaacattcaaaGCAATTCTCTACTTTGACACTACTTTATTCGTAGACATGCTCCAAGTTATGTTATGATTTCAGGAATAACAGTAAAATAGATGATCATTGAGaaaatgttttagtttatgCGCGTTAACTGTCTCATGATGAGCATTCATGTACCAGAATGTGTATCTATAAATCACATGATTGAAACGACTGTTTATACCGGTATTATATTTGTGTGCTCTTGAAAGTGACGACACACGGGAGCCATGCATTTAAACTCTTTCCatcattttgttttactatatatttctaactttaagattttttctttattataactGTAAAAAGAACAACTAATCTATACTGTATTTATTTTGTACTTAATTAAGAATACTGTTTTTTTAGCTTATatctgtttcatttttatttttttttttgtctttataatCATATCTAGTTAAACGAAACTGAATGTCACATTTAGTCGGATGAAATGTCACATTTAGTCGGatgaaataatactaattaCATTTCACATCTTATTAAATTAGCTAACACACAATGAGTTATCTAAAAGAGtcacgagaaagaaaaaaaatgaaacccaCGTTTGAGTTAGTTACAACGGTTTTATGTTAAAAACGTTTCCACAGCCATGTGATGCATCTTCAAGCTTAAAGACTGTGTATCTCGTTCTTGTAATGGAAACCTCGGCCATGAAAACGATTTTCTTGGTTCTGAGTTTGTCTTTGTGTCTTTTTCTTTCAAGCTTGCATGAGGGTTCTTGTCAGGtaaacacaaacaataaaaagaatgggaacatgtctttttatttatttattcaaccAATAACAAAGGCagaattaatttaataatttgctATGCATCTTGGTACCTTTTCAGGATGATGGTAGTGGTTTGAGTACTTTGGATCTAATCGAACGTGATTATCAAGGTaagaaaatatttctttctatttatttgttttcttggattatttttttgagtttgtttttttttacttgtagaTAGTGTCAATGCTCTTCAAGGCAAGAAAGATGAAGATCAGTGTAAGATTGTCCTCTATatcactttcttgtttcttttctcgattctatttttcttgtgagttgtgacagCTTCTATGTTTGTGTTCATGTGTGTCTTCAGCTGCAAAGATACAGAGTGAAAACCAGAAGAACAATACAGTGACTGATAAGAACACTATTTCCCTGTCTTTATCAGATGAATCTAAGGTTAGGGTTTAGCTTGTGTTGTCTCTTTAGGTTTAGATTTGGGTTCTGATGAGTGAATCTGCCTCAAAAAATTTTTGCAAAGTTGTTTATATTCTAAGAATAAGGTGACGTTTAGTCTATGTTATGCCTGTTTTAAGGTTGGATCTAGTAGTGATGAAAATGTTAAACGTTGGAGCCTGTTGGATCAAATCGAACTTGAATTCGAAGGTATAACTCAAGATCTTGATCTCTCTTAGTGATTGTGTTTATGGTTTGAAACAAGAAATgccttttaaagataaaaagtcAATCTTGATTCATTTCAGCTCATCTCAATAGTCTTAACCAAGCTGGATCTAATGGTGTCAAAGCTGAATCTAAGGATGATGAAGAATTATgtaagataatttttttcttaatttctgaACATTTTTATGaacgttttgtttcttctagaGTTCTTTCTTTTGATGAGGTAGTTGTTATGTcatatgtgtctttttttcaGCTGCTCAGAGTCAGAAGATGCTGGAAGAAATCGAACGCGAATTTGAAGGTATACTCTGGTTTCTAGGAActttacttataatttttttttgttaacttgtGTTCTTTTGCTTCTCCTGATGAAGAACAAGGTAAAGACTCTTTCTCTTGACTCCCATTTTATCCTTATCATAGTATAGTTAACTGAAACAGGTTTTTGTATCACTTGGTACAGCTGCAAAGAGACACAGTTTGTTAGAAGAGATCGAACGTGAGTTTGAAGCACGTTCGAAGGTATATTACTTAACATACCTGTCTTAAATAGTTCCTATGTAATGAGATATAATCTTGAATCTAAGAGCTTGCTTTATcttctgtttcatctttttacCTTAGCCGCTACAAAAGAGCTTGAACAACTAAAGGTTAATGACTTCACCGGGGATAAAAATGACGAAGAAAAATGTAATGCACCACTTCCCTCCTCAGATTTCTCTATTCCATTAGTCTCTATTTTAAGTACTTTCTGTGAATTGTTTTGTGTCTTTGTTATAGCTGCAAAGAGAAAGAGTATGCTTGAAGCTATTGAACGCGAGTTTGAAGGTATCTTGAGATACCATTATGTTTCAATATGTACTGAGAAGAATGCATAAATCTTAATGAATAATGAATAATACTTGCAGCTGCTATGGAAGGCATTGAAGAACTAAAGGTTTCAGATTCCAAcagagatgatgaagaacaatgtAAAGTCTTATATGATCACTTTTGGTTTTCCCTGATCCATATAACTTCTGAAGCTTCTTCTCTGTCTCGTTACAGCTGCAAAGAGACTAAGTGTGCTTCAAGAGATGGAACAGGAATTTGAAGGTACTTTACTTACCTTACCAATAACTCTCTTAAAACTGGTTTTATGATTCATCAAGAAAACTGTTGTATGAAtctgtttatgtgttatgtttCTATTAGCTGCTACAAAAGGTCTTGAACAACTAAAGGTTAGTGATTCAACCAAGGAAAATGGCGACAAAGAACAAGGTATAATAAGTTGTCAACAATTCTTTATCTGATTTATTTTCCTGTATACAGTTTTCTAAATCAGTTTGATCTTACTGTCATACAACAGCTACAAAGAGACAAAGTATGCTAGATGAGATAGAACGAGAGTTCCAAGGTATCATCtacataaatttatttactGGTTTATTAGTTCATATCTCATCTCTGACTATTATCTGAGAGTATTAATGTATCTTAATTTATCACTTGCAGCTGCTACAGATAGCCTTAAGCAACTTCATGTTGATGATTCTActgaagacaaagaaaaatgtatgacaatcttcttctttgcatTTGCTACTTgttcaatattatatattcgCCCTCTACTGTTATCTGAGACAGGTTTTGAATGTATTTGTTGCAGCTGCAAAGACGCAAAGTATGCTAGAAGAGATTGAACGTGAATTTGAAGGttatctttaatatcaaatacaaTAGAACCAAACATGGAGGATAGTGTTTTAAGCAAGGTTATCTTTATCTTGCAGCTgcaacaaaagatcttaaccaTCTACATGATTTCATGGAAGGCAATGCTGATGATGAACATTGtaaatatctttctttcttctgcgGTAAaaggacaatttttttttttatttttcttaaggTATTCTAAGACTatgtttctctattttcttatcACAGCTgctaagagaaacaaaatgttgGAAGATATCGAACGCGAATTTGAAGGTATCTATCCTCACTTACCAtttatctcattttcttctAGTTTCTAACCTAAGATTCAATCATATTTTATTCTTGTAGCTGCCACAAAAGGTCTTGAACAACTAAAGGCTAATGATTTCACTGAAAGCAGTAATGATGAAGAacaatgtaagaaaaaaatattatagtgaTTCAGTTTCTTAACCACAGTATTCTCAGAACAGAGTTACTTATCTCTTGTTACAGCTGCAAAGAGACAGAGTATGCCTGAAGAGATCGAACGCGAGTTTGAAGGTATCAGAATATCAGTATATATCTGTCTATTAAGCTCATTCATATGCTTCAGCGGAGATCATCAACTTGTTTAAATCGTTTACTTGCAGCTGCTATTGGAGGTCTCAAACAGATTCAAGTTGATAATTCCAGAAACATTGAAGAAGAATGTAAACTCTCTAATCCCTTTTCTTATCTTTACAATATTCTCAtgcaaattttgaaactttttggtTTCAGCTACTAAGAGAAAGGTAATGTTGGAAGAGATAGACCGTGAATTTGAAGGTACATAGTTCAAGATTATATCAATGATCTCTCCTAAGTAAAGAAATTATGAGTTAAAAATCTGATTCCACCTTCTTTGTTCTGCAGAAGCACACAGTGGTATTAGTGCACATTATGCTAAAGAAGAccgtaagaaaaaaaaaaagccaagaaACTTTAACTATTTCTGTTTCACTCATTGTCTAATACAGTTCTTGTTCTCACAGCTGCAAAGAAACAGAGTGGCTCTGTTACACCAGAGGTTCTTGGACTTGGACACTCAGGTGTTTGTGGCTGTTTTCAAATAGACAATGATGGTTTGAAACAAGACGAAGATACTTCGATCGTTATACCAACAAAATATAGCATAGAAGAGATCCTCTCTGAAGAATATACAATCAAGGTTTTTGTTTCAGACTTTTTCTTGAGCAACAAGAAAAGGATCACAATCATAAATATCATAACTCTATAACTCCTATCTTTTCATGATTTTGTAGGGAACAGATACTTCTAGTCAGAGCCGTGCGAAGGTTCAGAAGTATGAGaagccaaccaaaaaaaaatgccttggtttaaataaaataaaaacgtcTACAAAAATTAACCACTTCTGTCTcataataaaactaattaaaaaaacgaactAAAACAAAAGTACTAATTCTTGAACAtttgttttccctttttctcCACGAAATCGTGAACCAAGCTTTCGAAATCAACATCTCTAACCAATTCTCTTTCGATGGATAAAATAGCTAAGTCACTCAATCTTTCTTGAGACATACTCGAACGAAGATATGATTTGATCAACTTCAGCTTTGAAAAACTCCTTTCAGCAGTTGCAACCGAAACTGGGATCGtcaacaatattcgataagcgATGCACGTGTTTGGATAACAATCTTCAACTCTGTTCAAAAAGTCTAATACTTCAATAGGCCTTTTAATCTCTTTTGGTAACGCTTCTCTTAGAACTTTAAGTTCATAGAAAAGATCATTACCAACAATATCTGACTGATTTTCGTGAGTTAGATTATCTTCAAGATTAGCACAAGAAACCATCAAACTATCATCACTCGCTGATTGCAATTtttccaaatcaaacaaaaaaccgAATATTTGTTCGTACCTCTGAAATTGCTCAAATTTGGTCTCAAGTGAGTAGAGAGCTTGATCCATGATTTGGATGAAGTAGTCAATCCTAAAGCTCTCCTCAGGTGATAATGTCACACTTCCCTCGACATTCTCTGATTCTTCACCATAATGTCTTTTTCTTCTAATCACCCGCTTTGCTTTTCTAGGAAATACAAGATCAATCTCCAAAGATTCTGCAATTTCTTTAGCTTCTACTTTTGCTTTCTCAAAGCCTgactctctatattttttaaaatgagaaaCCAGCCCCTTCAGTTGAGAAATAGCTACATCAATGTTCATGTTTTCTGACTGCAAACTCTTGCTCACAATGTTAACAACAGATAAAAGATTATACCAAATAACCATGGAAACTAAGAACTCAAAACTTCCAATTCCATGTGTTTCACTTATTGCAAGACATTCAGCTTCGCTCTGCTCTTTCGGGTCATCACTATTTTCAGCAATGTACACTAACGCATTCATGATTTTAGGAGCCTGAAACCGTATTGCCTTAACACTTTCCACATGGCTCTCCCAGCGAGTGTGTGATAAAGCCTTAAATGTAAGGCTATCCACGTGATCTTCAAATATTTTCCACCGCTTAACTGAACATGAAAAGAAGTTATAAGTACGCTGAATAATCCCAAAAAATGAGATTGCCTTTGGAGAAATGGTTGCCATATCACAAAGTGCAAGATTCAAACTGTGACAACTACATGGTGTATAAAACGCCCTGGGATTTATATCAAGAAATCTTTTTTGTACTCCCTTATGCTTTCCCTTCATATTAGAGCCATTTTCATAACCCTGTCCCCTCACATCAtcaatttttaaatcaaaagcAGCCAAAACAGCTTGAAACTTAAGAAAAAGTCTTTCACCATATGTATCATCAACTTTTAAGAACGTTAAAAAATATTCTTCGATCCTCGTTGAAGTTGTTGAAACATCTACACATCGAATGATGACAGTCATTTGTTCATGATGACTAATATCTGGAGTGCAGTCAAGAATCACAGAGAAGTACTTTGcactttgaatttttttgacaatcagaCCTTTGATCTCATTGGCTAACAAAGCTATTAACTCATTCTGAATTCTGTTGCTGAGATAATGATTACGAGATACACCCTCTTTATATCTTCTTAGATGCTCAATCATCACAGGATTAAAATCAGCAATCATCtctataaaacttaaaaaattccCACAACCTTCTTTTCCAATTTTCTCGTTGCTTCCCCGAAACGCTAAATTTTGTTTAGCAAGCGTTTTCACCACAATAATAATCCTAAGCAACACTTGTCTCCAATGAATTTTCTCTTTGTTGAGTTCATATTGAGCATATTTGTCAATGATCTGATTCTTTTGCAGCCTGAGATCTAGTTCAGCCCACTGTTTCATACACAAAATGTGTTCACGACTAGATTCATGTTCTTTGAGCCTTCTCATAACATTCCTCCAATCACTAAAGCCCGTAGATGCCAATTGACTATTGTCACTGTGATTGAAcaatttacaacaaaaacaaaagatcttgTTCAAAGACTTAGAGTAAACTAGCCAACGTCgatctttttttgttccatCACCCATCTCTCTTGTATAATGCAAATGTGAAAAATGTCTCTTAAGACTATCTTTGGGAAAATTATGATCAAGTGGCAGTCTTTTTGATGGACCTTGTACAACCATAAAATCCCTCCACTCATTCCATCCCTTTTTGATGTTTTCCCAATTTCCAGGATCATATATGTCAAAAAATCCACAAGACTCCCTCAGATTATCACTCTTCTGATGTTCATTCTTattcacatcatcttcttcattcactGCATTGACATCTTCTAGTTCAAcacttgcttcttctctttgataCTCATTTATATTCTCATCCACTCCATTATCTCCAAGAACCACATGTTCTGTATCATTATTTTCTACAAATCCATCAGAAGTTGCAAGTTTTTTGAAGTACCTGAATAAAGCGTTCTCTTGAGATTTTGCTTGGTcatctttcatttttctcttttttctgttATCAGCTCCACAAGGTtgatcttttttctttgaagACATTGCTATGCAGACTGCAGTAAAGAAAAAGCTTACAATGATTACGCTGCAATTTTATAAAAGACATTTAACCAAAgcaacaaagtaaaatataaaacattgaagaaaaaaatttgttactGTGTTACCTTAGAATCATGAGATGATGAAGCTTTAACAACGAAAGAGAAAAGAGCTATCAAAACtgaattgtaagtttgtaacccTAGACTTATTTGGCTAGTTGTTTGTTAATTAAGGGGAAGGTGCCGTCAAAAAAAACTTCAGCGTATGTCATATGTGTGTCTAATTCTTcttaattttaacatattaagCCCATATTTAAATTAGATTGTAGACGAAGcccatattttgtttctaattttgtaaGAATCATTCATAAACCCATCTGTTCCTATTTGTATAGTTTTCTTAGGGATAATCTCTATATAATCTTAATGAATATATGCccctaattattattttttaagaattgGATGCCCGAAGCGATCGCTTCTTTTTCTATAACTGGTGCACGGCTCTGCTTCTAGTCTCACCGCGTCTTTGACTCAGCTCGTTGAGAATCATAGGAAAGAGAAGGAATCTCCACTCGGAGTCGGACACAAagttctcacttcttcttccacaagcGAATCATCTGCTACATCAGAGAGTGTAGAAACCCTAAGAGCTAAGCTGAAAGAGCTTTGGGGCTTAACCGCTCGTGAGCTTGTGACGCGTAAGGATTTCAATCAGATTCTCATTACTGATGCGAGTTTCGAAGAGCTAAGCTCAGCTCCGATCAGTTACATCTCTAGGTTAGCTAAATACAGAAACGTCATCAAAGAAGGACTTGAAGCTTCTGAGCGAGTTCACCTAGCGCAGGTACGAGCGACAATGCTAAAAGAAGCTGCCACAGAGAAGCAAACCGTCGTGGACTCTCATTTCACAACattatttatcaaatcaatcataataaacattatttatgttattttgttatggttagttaaatattctgtagagattttttttttttttttggaatatccttTATAAGAGAATCTGAAACGAGATTTAACTAATGGTTACAAcccatataatatataacctatcaaataattaatcttataacacatattatatagtttacaaaaaaaaaagttgtgtacttccgttttattatatagggtatataattatccattgttatttttttagctAATCTACCATTTTTACATGTTTGTTAATttcagaaatatataaatttatgctctaaaattatatactaaacttgttgttgtctacAGTAAAAAAAGTCTGTAATATAGATTAGTAAACTTTTCATCCATGGAATTGAAAAGTTGCTACATTATGTATGTTGCCAAGAAAATAAGAATCAGGTCGCGGCTACGtcgttttggttttagttttatatacttCAAGGCCCAAGCCCAGTCAAACTAGTGCCGGTTTAAAGTGATTTCAATATAATTAAGGAGAGCCCAAAGTATAATTAAGAATGGAAAAGGAAACAAGTGGAGACAATTAAttacaaggaaaacaaaattaagaactaagcagaagaagaagcacacactcctctctctctctgcactGCTCTGCTCAGCTCTGatctctgaagaagaagaagaagactactGAATACAACgtaagcttctctttctctacttcttcttcttcacttttttttttttctccggtgAAGATCATTGACTTCAAGCTTCGTGTTGCTGATTCTTCGCTTTATAATCACAGATTTGCTGCAAATTCGCGTAAATTAGCTGCGTTTTTGTTGCTATTTATTAATTCGTAAGCTGAAACACTGAAGAATCCGCAAATCCAAGTCCGTAGTTACTCAGCTTCTGGTAAGTGTAACTGACCGATCggttttgattttgacttttttttttttttttctattagtaaTCGAATCCAAGTCCCCGTTATTACTCAGCTTCAGTCTCCGAATCATCCAACGCGATTTTGTAGTTGTAATTGCTTTGTTTGTGGGAACTTAAGGAGAAAGCAAATTCTTATGGCTTTGGAATTTTTGAAATCCTTTGTAATCTGATTTTAAGTTGTGGAGTTTTCTCCAGATTTAGTACCTAAATGCAGGTCCGCAGAGTAGTTTAGATCTGAATTTTAACTTGCCTATAGTTCTTTCTGGTATTAGGTTTTTGATGAACTGTATACTGATTGCTTGATTTCTCTTTCTAGGTTGCTGTGTTGGTGCGGTTTGATTTCTACTAGTTCCTATTGTATTTTGTGGCTTATATGATGCTCTTCTTGAGATTACTATAGCCTTGAAATCATGGAGGAGGTTCGGTTATCGCCACTGAGACAGACAAGCGTTAAGTCTTCGCTGTCAGGGAGGTCTACTCCAAGGGGTTCACCTAGAGTACATTCTGGTAGGACTCCGCGTAGAGTTCACGGGGGAGGAGGAGCGGTTCAATGGTTCCGTAGTAGCCGACTGGTTTATTGGCTGCTTTTGATTACTCTTTGGACGTATCTTGGGTTTTATGTTCAGTCTAGGTGGGCGCATGATAATGAAAACAAAGTTGAGTTTTTACGGTTTGGAGGGAGGCTGAGGAAGGATGCTTTATATGTGGAGACGAATAATAAAGGAATGGGTGGTGCTGTTGCTGATGAGGATTCTGATGCTTTGGTGAATATTACCAGTAAGGATGATGCTAGTTTTAATAAGAGGACGGATGTTAGTCTGATCAAGAAAGATGATGGGGCTTCTCGACGGAGCTTGAGTTCCAAGCAGAAGACTAAAAAAGGTGGCCGGACGTCACGTAGTAAGATCCGTAG
Coding sequences within:
- the LOC109128893 gene encoding TSK-associating protein 1-like, with product MLKTFPQPCDASSSLKTVYLVLVMETSAMKTIFLVLSLSLCLFLSSLHEGSCQDDGSGLSTLDLIERDYQDSVNALQGKKDEDQSAKIQSENQKNNTVTDKNTISLSLSDESKVRV
- the LOC104742746 gene encoding TSK-associating protein 1-like isoform X1 translates to MLEAIEREFEAAMEGIEELKVSDSNRDDEEQSAKRLSVLQEMEQEFEAATKGLEQLKVSDSTKENGDKEQATKRQSMLDEIEREFQAATDSLKQLHVDDSTEDKEKSAKTQSMLEEIEREFEAATKDLNHLHDFMEGNADDEHSAKRNKMLEDIEREFEAATKGLEQLKANDFTESSNDEEQSAKRQSMPEEIEREFEAAIGGLKQIQVDNSRNIEEESTKRKVMLEEIDREFEEAHSGISAHYAKEDPAKKQSGSVTPEVLGLGHSGVCGCFQIDNDGLKQDEDTSIVIPTKYSIEEILSEEYTIKGTDTSSQSRAKVQKYEKPTKKKCLGLNKIKTSTKINHFCLIIKLIKKTN
- the LOC104744094 gene encoding zinc finger MYM-type protein 1-like codes for the protein MSSKKKDQPCGADNRKKRKMKDDQAKSQENALFRYFKKLATSDGFVENNDTEHVVLGDNGVDENINEYQREEASVELEDVNAVNEEDDVNKNEHQKSDNLRESCGFFDIYDPGNWENIKKGWNEWRDFMVVQGPSKRLPLDHNFPKDSLKRHFSHLHYTREMGDGTKKDRRWLVYSKSLNKIFCFCCKLFNHSDNSQLASTGFSDWRNVMRRLKEHESSREHILCMKQWAELDLRLQKNQIIDKYAQYELNKEKIHWRQVLLRIIIVVKTLAKQNLAFRGSNEKIGKEGCGNFLSFIEMIADFNPVMIEHLRRYKEGVSRNHYLSNRIQNELIALLANEIKGLIVKKIQSAKYFSVILDCTPDISHHEQMTVIIRCVDVSTTSTRIEEYFLTFLKVDDTYGERLFLKFQAVLAAFDLKIDDVRGQGYENGSNMKGKHKGVQKRFLDINPRAFYTPCSCHSLNLALCDMATISPKAISFFGIIQRTYNFFSCSVKRWKIFEDHVDSLTFKALSHTRWESHVESVKAIRFQAPKIMNALVYIAENSDDPKEQSEAECLAISETHGIGSFEFLVSMVIWYNLLSVVNIVSKSLQSENMNIDVAISQLKGLVSHFKKYRESGFEKAKVEAKEIAESLEIDLVFPRKAKRVIRRKRHYGEESENVEGSVTLSPEESFRIDYFIQIMDQALYSLETKFEQFQRYEQIFGFLFDLEKLQSASDDSLMVSCANLEDNLTHENQSDIVGNDLFYELKVLREALPKEIKRPIEVLDFLNRVEDCYPNTCIAYRILLTIPVSVATAERSFSKLKLIKSYLRSSMSQERLSDLAILSIERELVRDVDFESLVHDFVEKKGKQMFKN
- the LOC109128745 gene encoding uncharacterized protein LOC109128745; protein product: MFDNDYEAGLLNRRRYTQILEGLGLLYVCQRKYALDIVIECGLTGCCPYDTPLEQNHNLARDNGPLFDNPSRYCRLVGRLVYLSVTRPDLSYAVHLLAQFLAKPRERHWTAAVRVVKYLKGTLGQGIFLSSDKDLHVNAYCDAAYSTCPLTRRSITGYVVLLGDSPVSWKTKKHKTVSRSSTQAEYRAMSFTYSEIQWLMELLPVFDIVHKEPVSFYCDNESAIKILKNPVFHERTKHIKNDCHIIRDAFQSSELTLVSVSTKEQVADFLTKALGRIQFIYLLGKMGVRDIYSPS
- the LOC104742746 gene encoding TSK-associating protein 1-like isoform X2; the protein is MLEAIEREFEAAMEGIEELKVSDSNRDDEEQSAKRLSVLQEMEQEFEAATKGLEQLKVSDSTKENGDKEQATKRQSMLDEIEREFQAATDSLKQLHVDDSTEDKEKSAKTQSMLEEIEREFEAATKDLNHLHDFMEGNADDEHSAKRNKMLEDIEREFEAATKGLEQLKANDFTESSNDEEQSAKRQSMPEEIEREFEAAIGATKRKVMLEEIDREFEEAHSGISAHYAKEDPAKKQSGSVTPEVLGLGHSGVCGCFQIDNDGLKQDEDTSIVIPTKYSIEEILSEEYTIKGTDTSSQSRAKVQKYEKPTKKKCLGLNKIKTSTKINHFCLIIKLIKKTN